In the Orcinus orca chromosome 19, mOrcOrc1.1, whole genome shotgun sequence genome, ACACCCATCAAGGTGAATTTATATCTGAATGACTGTCCAGACTGTGATTTTTCTGTGGTGGTTGGGAATTAGAGAAGGTTTTAGGAAGGCACTTTTACTGTTGACTCTCCTCAGAGGAGGAAGCAGTTTGTTAGATCTCCTTCAGGCACCAGATATCTGCCTCACCACTGAGTGTggagagggatgggggtgggggagcagaaGGGCCGAGCTGGGCTGGAGAGGTCAGTGGAGGATTTGGGCCACACCAGCCATAGCAGGTGAAAGGAATGATGTAGGGCCCGAGAGTCTCCTTTCTGCAAACTGAGGACAGGTACTTGATAGACCATATTTCAGGAAGATGTACAGTGGGGCCAGCGAGTGTTTGTCAGAGACCTGGAGGAAAGGTGGGCAGGGGGTTCAGCAGAGCTCTTTAGGGAGACCCAGAATTTGTACCTATGCTCTGATACCCTAGCAACCAGATAAAACCTGACTATAGGGGACTTTTAAAGTCTAGTACACTGGGAATTCCCCGGAGgcccagcggttaggactccatacTTCTGCTACAGAGGGCaggggatcgatccctggtcctggtccagaaactaagatcccacgtgcctcgtggagtgcccaaaataaataaataaacattttaaaaaataaataaagtctaatACACCATGGCAAAGAAGTTTGGTGCCTCTTTTTGTATAAAACGTCCTACTCTTTTTCAAACAAGAGTAAACATAACCAAATGCTGGGGAAGGTGGCAGAGAATGAAAGCCAGGGGAAAACTTGGCTAGGacactttttttggttttgttttgttttcatttatttttatttttttaattaactgtttttaaaaagaaaagtttaattaaaGACCAAGTTTAGTTCAGAAACAATGTTCATCAGGCAATAAATTAAGCACCCTGTGTAGTGGACCGGAAATTCTATTTCTCTGCTGCCTTTACAGGAGTAGCATCACAAAGGTGAAACTGGTAGCATGTGATGCTCAAGTACTTGGTTCACACCTGGCTGAGTGTCGTGTCTCCCGTACCCAGCTCAGGGCACATAGTGGATGCTCATTAAACACCAGGAGGAAGCGACTCTGGGGTCTTGATGGAGGAGTGAGAGTCAGCCTGCACGATCCCGAGACTTAAAAGGGCCGACCCTTGAAATAAAGAACACTGTCTAGCTACAGATGGTTCAGAGCTCCCTGTATGATGCTTATTCTCCTCTCTTAGCCCATCAAAATTTCTTGGTCCTCCTGCTGTGGGAAAATCCAGCATCGCTGAAGTGTTGTCCAAATACTACAAACTGCATCACATTCAATTGAAGAATGTCATTTCTGAAGCCACAGCAAAACTGGTAACACTTTTAACTACTTTATTGGGAATTTTTAGGACACTTCTTAATACTCATATTCATTGAATACCtggcacctggcacacagcactACAACCAGTTACATGCTTGTTGAAAAGATTTCTCTCCCTGCTTTTAAACAGTGATCGGGGCATGACTGTTTGTGTaaagatacaaattaaaatttgttaaaatggcTGTACCAGATACTTGGGAGGTGGGTTATCCTCAAACATCAACAGTCACCACCTCCATTTAAAAGCACATGATACCAgccataataaatatttgatacattGTTTGTGAAGACTAATGAATATACTTTTGGCATATACTGATGCAGAGAACATTAGAGGCATTTagttcttccatttattttatagttggagaaactgaggtccgGAAAGGGGAAGGGACTTACCCAggcataagttaaaaaaaaaaattaatgactcATGGTTATCATGATTGCAAATAATTCCTCAATCTAACGGTCTTTTGCTTTCACCATAATATTAATGGGCCATTCTTCTTAAAAGAATGACTCACCAAGAGCAGGGCAGACTGACCAGCAGCTTTCAGGACTGCACTGAAGCCTTCCCACTCCAACCACAGCCAGTTTATAACCAGTCTGTGCTACATACCACTCAAGAGGAGTCCTGCCCCATCAGGATAGGATAAGTGAGTACAGCCACCTGGCACTGCCCTCTAACCTGCCATCACTGGGGGGTCTGCTGCCTTATCTGGGAAACcatccccttctccttccttctccataGCCAGCCTGGAAAACTCAGGTTAAAGGGGATGACCCTAGAGATGAAACAAGGAAAAGGAGCTAATTTGGAACACAGGCATCCTGAATCCTGGCCCCTTATGAATCCTGGATTGCCAGGCATTCCTTTGAATTTAAAATTGGTTGGGATAGAAAAGAGGAGTCATTTCCTTTTGGAAATACCTTGCCTCTTTGTTCTGCTCTGGTGGCATCAGAGATGGTGAGTTTCGTGAAACATGggacagaagaaagagagagaggctgtGTGTTGCCTGTGAAAAGAGTTCTAACTCCTCTCTAAGGATCCGTCAAGGGAAATGCTGGATCTCCTGATTCCCTGACTTGGTTGCTTCTCACCCCCAGGACACACAAAGTACCTAGATTTAAACAGGTAGATCGAGCCTTTCGTTGGGCCCTCCACTCACTTTGGCAGGGAGGATCAGGGAATGATGCAGCCTCGGGCAGGAGCTGAAATTCAGTGCCCTTTGGGCCACTGGTTTAGGTTGGGGTAGATTGCAAGGCAGTGGCCAGGTAAAGTGGGTCAAAAATTCTTAAGCAtgggaggaaggcaggaagaaaggtGGCATTATGATCCAGCAGTACTTAAACTTTCATGTGCATATAGATTACTTGGGAATCTGCTGAATTGAGATATTGATTCAGAAGATTTGGAGTGGGGCCTAAGATTCTGCACTTCTAACTATCCCACAGATACTGCTGGTGCTGATGGTCCATCAAGTCTCTTAGAGAACCGGAACCTCAGAGGCCCCTGAGTACTGCAGACCAAGCCATGATTCCAGGAGGTGAATTCTCTCCAGCGGAGCAGACCCTGCATTTTTGGCATTGATCAAGGGTGCTCTCCTTTTGACCAAAGAAAGCTGGAAGGTGGGCAATCAGCAAGGTCCTTCTGATATTCTTGCTCTTTGCTACAGCTGAAAGAGCATTTTTAACTAGACCAAATTATCTAGTTTGGCTGTCCACAGAAATCAAAACCCCCgctgaaatgtctttattttgttggcatagagatAGCCATGTGCTGTGattttaaagatgttaaacaCTGTCCATGGGCATATTTTATGGAGGAATAAACACACAGCCCAATGAGATGTATAGTGtagttttaatatattatatgttCACTTATTTATggggaaaataaacacacaagCCAATAAGCTGTGTATTATTACTTTAATATATTGAATTTATTTCATACCTATATATTTTACGAGGGAAAATAAACTAATAAGATACATGATATCATTATTAATAACACATCTAATTGttctatattaatttatttatgaaagaaataagtGCAATTTAATGTGACATAACATTATTTAATGCAGGAGATGAATTCTATATTAAGACAGCTTAAGGGATTAAATTCCAGAGGAATAAGATGTGTGTGCTTCCCACACTGAGGAACCAGGTTAAAAAAATATGCAAGGGCCTGTCTAGTCCTATATGTCATGACCTATGTTGGCTCCTGGCTTTTCCTGACAGTTGTTGCCTCTCGGTGCCTGGTACTCCAAGTCCCCGTCCTGCTGGTTCAGGGGAAAGTCTGGGAGGCCTGGGAAATAAACTGCTTTTCAAGAACGGCAGCATCTGCTGGGGAGGTAGCCCTGCGGTGTCTGTTTCTGAGCCcgagaaatattaaataaacctAAGGAGGATGGATGGCTTTCCAGGGCCCTTTAAATCTCCACGTTCCCCGGAACAAACCAGGAGGCAGATGGGGCGATCGATCCTTGCTTCCCGCTTACCGGGTTTGCAAGAAGCCTGGCAAGGTGCGGTGGGGGGTAGGCGATAGTGTTGAGATGGCAAATGAACTTGTGGGCAAAGACAGGTACGTCTGCATTTGGAGAAAGCTCTGGCCGGGCATCAAATCCCAGAGCGAAGGATCCAAAGTCAGATTCGGCTACGCAGACCCGGGCCAACAAGATCCGTCGTTcgccccctcccactcccaccccctcgCGGACTCTCCGTCCATCTCGCGTCCTTAGCATCCGTTgggctgatttttttaaacaatacaaAAACCAAAAGGAGGCCCCCTGGCTTCTTTTCTTCACTGGCATCTGGACGATCCGGACAGTCGAAGGTGGGTGCGGGGACGGTCCCCGGGGCTGGCCCCGCGCATCCCGAGGCGGCTGTCATGGCGGCCACAATCTCTTCCCTCGCCCTCCCTGCCGCCCGGCCCCAGCGCCATTTTGAGCATCTTCCTTgctttcctgtctccctcccGCGTTCCTCGCTCCTCCTTCGCTGCCTGCAGGCCAAGCGCCTCCCAACGCAGCCCGGGCTTCCCGGGGCTTGTCGCCCGGCAGCTCTTCGGACGCTCCTCCCAACTCCAGGTGCCTTAGGGTGACTGAGGGGCCCGAAGAGCATTGGTGCCCGGCCCCCGCTACATTTTCCACCCGGTCTCCTTTCTTGTCCACTTGGAGGTCAGTTACCATCCCTGGGCACAGGCCCTGCTTCCCAAGAAAACTCCCGACCGGACTCCACTACTTGGCCCTGGCCACGACCCCAGGAGTCGGGTCCCCAGGCGTCCTGGGAAAAGCTCCTCCACCCCGCTTGGGGCAGAGGCGAGAAGCCTAGGAAACCCTAGGACCCCTCCCAATCTAGCTGAACCTCTGCGCCTCCCACCGCGACCCCGAAGCCTCTTCTCTTGGCACCCACTTCAGTCGGCAGCGCACCCTCTCCCCCTACCTTTATTTTTAAGCAGAGCCAAAGGCTATCTGTTACGGGGTGGCAACAAACGCCCACTCTCGTCAGAGCTGCGGGCGGCCAAATAGGACCCCTTTTGTACCATCCGGGCTTAGTCGGCCCAGGGCCAGACAAACCTGGCGCTGGTCCTGAGGGAGTGAGGGCCGGCCTAGGGGGTGCGGGGAGGAAAGGGGCTGGGTCCCAACACAAACACTCGTTTTCGTATcataaagacatttatttaatCTATGAAAATAATGTACAATAAatacttttcccttttcctattattaaagaattttaataaataatctacgatctaaaacttaaaaaaaaagaggaaaataggtTCCTCTAGTTCCTTTTAAGAAagcacccccccgcccccgcgccaGAGTTTAATTATTCCTGAGATTTCGTTGGAAGGACTCTACCAAAcggatttttttctgtgtgatttttaaaagacgCCCGAGTGCCcaatattttaaagagagaagaaaggaagtggATTAAACGGTAATTCAATAATACCTGAATTTTAGCAAAACACATAAAGAAGTCTACACGGCTTGGGGAGGGGATCCTCGGCAGCCGAGGGGGGCGGGGGTCGAGGGCCGGGAGGAGGAAGCGGGTTATTAGGAGAACTGCAGGTCGATGGCACAGAGGGTGCTGGTGAAGAAGTCCAGCTCTTCTTCGGAAAAGGGAACCGGGCTGTCAAGCGAGCcctggaggctgggggagaggcCTCCGGACAGCTGGAGACAGGAGTCGGCCGCGAAGAAGCTGAGGTCGGGCAGGAAAGGTGAATCCTGTCGCTCCGGGAAGACGTCTTCTGGCAACGGCTCCGACCCCAGCCCTCCCGCCCCGCGCAGCGCGCCGCCCGGCCTCCGCGCGCCCGCGTCCTCCACGCGAGCTGCCAAAGGCCGGGGTCCCGAGGCGCTAGGAGGCCCCGGCGCGACCTCGGGCGGGTGACAGCAGGCTTCCCGAACCGCCTGCGAGGCGGTGGGGCGGCCCGGGCTGGCCACGGGCTCCTCGGCGGGCTCGCCGGTGTCCTTCGGCGCGCCGGCGCAGGCTGGCTCCCCGTCGGGCGGCTCTCGGTGCTGTGTCTGCCGCTTGTGCTTCATGCGCCTATTCTGGAACCACACTTTGACCTGCCTCTCGGTGAGGTCCAGCAAGGCCGCTATCTCCACGCGGCGCGGTCGGCACAGGTACTTGTTAAAGTGGAATTCCTTCTCCAGCTCCAGCAGCTGCGTGTTGGTGTAAGCAGTGCGCAGCCTGCGCGCCCCGCCGCCCGCGGCCTCCTGCAGTCCCGGCCCATCTGCAGGGAAAGCGGGCTGGGCGTCAACGCTGGCCGTGTCCTTAGCCCAACCTCGACTTGGTTGAAATAAAAACCACCCCATCAGCCCAAAACAATAGCAGCAGCACCCCCGCCCTTACCGCTTACCAAAGCGGCTCGCTCCCAAGGCTCTGGCCTTCTTTCCCGTCCCTCTCTCGCCTCCAGACTCGGCCCGGGTCAGGGCAAAGCATTCAGAGAGCCGCCCACGAGCCACGCATGGGGTAGGAAGCTGTTCCCTTTCTCCCCGAGAACCTCAGAGCCCCCTCCCAGGTCCTCTGAATGGACCCCTAATTTCGGCACTTTCCAACTCAGCCTGGGGAGAGGGTTCATAAAGAAAGATTGTTCCTCACCTCCTTTCCTCCCTAGCTCCCTAGGTCTCAAATTCTCCCTCTTCTCCTAGAGCTGGGGTAGATGGGACCGAATCTTTTCCTGCCTCCAGATTCGACCCCAGCCAACAACACTCCTCCACACAGATAAAGGTGAACCTCAATCAAATCCCTTTCTTCTAGCAGAAAAAAAATGCTCTTCCCCAACCAGCTTCCAAAATCTgctgtagaaagaaaaaaaaaaaaaaagtgcaggcaGCGGCCAGGCCTGAACCCCAGCGGTCTTTTCTGCTTCCTCGTCCCTGGAACCGACGGGGGCAAGGAACCCCAACAGGCTCGCCAGCTTTTCTACCTCCCCCATCGCTCcttctgcccctttctttctagctgcccctcaccccatcccTACCGCGCTTACCGACCTGCGGGCGATCCGACCCCGGAGGCCGGGACGGAGGAGGCGGCCGGGGGAGACGTGGCGGATTGGCTGGGTTTCTTGGcggatttcttctctttcatccagGGGAACTCAGGAGCCAGGGGGGCAGCGGGGAACGGCGGCGGCGGCAGAGCGGGCCCATCTTCAGCTCGCTTTTGGCTCCCGGGTCTCTGAAGGGTGGAGGCGCcgggctggaggctggggaaggTTTGCtcgaaaggaggaggaggaggaattaaTGTCGACTCCTTGATTGATGAAGTTTGAAATGTCTCCAAGACAGCGGGGAAGGAAGTCAGACACTCGGCGAGCGATGGCTGGCTGTTTATAAACCCAATCTCCCTCTCAAATTCAAAATTCATGGCTTtcaatggtgggggagggggcctgCTGGGGGGGCGTCAGGAGGGAGGATCGGAAGGGaccccccctcctgccccccccaGGTCTGTGTGATGGAGCGATTTTGGGAGGGgaagattttgcttttttttttttttaattttgggccTTTATAATTGTATATTGCTGATAAATACAAGCGTATGGGGACTCTCTCTATTAAACCCAGGACTCCGGCGAAATTGCAGGGAATTCATGGTCACGGGACCGGCCTTGGCCAATCGCTTGTCTGGGCCTGGTGGAAAACAGAGAGCGTTATTTGCTTTAATTGATTCAAAAACTGTAGAGGACCATGACCTGGACACCATGAGCCCCCCAGTCCTACACTCCCTCTCCGCATGACTCACTTTCTCCAGAAAAGCTAAAGGAACCTTTTCCTCATCCCCTTCAGAGGATGGGAGGTTCTGGAATCCCAGGAAACAAGAGAACCTAAGGGAGAAATCGTCctcttctgcaaatatttttaatagagtAAATTAAAGCTTTCTTTTCAAGGCCAGCAgcattctcttcccctcccctccccccaaaaggaAGCTGAGTGAGGATCTCAATGTGAGAGGAAGAGGTAGTAAAAAGAGGCTTTCGCCTTTGGGAAAGGTCGGTGTTACCCTGCAGTAAGGAAGAGATTTGCAAGCATCAGCAGCGCTATCCCCAacccaccccccaaaacaacAGATAAATCTTGGGAAATCGACAAGCACTCCTAGGCTGACACAGAGGGGTGAGAGAGATAGTGAGGGGCCCTTTTGCACCTCTGGCCTACATAGCTGTGTGGTCTCAGTTGCCTTCTCTGCCCAGCGTTTGCAGCACTACCCCTGCCCCTATGTCTACCTGCCTCCTCACCTGGAGGCATCTGCACTCCTATATGACACCCCCAACAGACAGGGTCTAAGATGCATATGCACCCACCCACTCAAGCCTCAAGCCTGTATCTGCATCTATATCCAGCAACAGGAACAAGAACCAAGGTAGCCACCGATTTAACTTAGAGAACTCTCAAACCTCAGGTCAATgtatggggtggaggtggggcttttCCCTCAAGGAATCCCCCTGCCATTTTTGCCATTGTATTAATTAATATCCCTGACAAGGTAGAATTCCCTAAACATGGAGGGGGTGAAAAAATAATGACTACTGAGACGATATTCCATTTCTGGCCCCTGGGGGGaattgttgtttatttcttttcagagGATCAAGATAGTGTGAACTTTAGGGAGTGCTGTAATTTACGGGAGGGAAGGGATACAAGACTCAGGGCCCCAAGCAATCGGTGGGAAACTAGAtctcaaaacagaaaatgaaaagtcgATCTGGggtaagatttttaaataagtggGTCAGAGGGACCGAGAGGAGATGAGGCGATCAATCTTAGCCCCCTGACAGCTCCCTCGGATGGCATCAAAGAATTTGGCTCTTTGggaaagcagagggaacagccgaAATTCCACATCCCTTTAAAAGGCCTGGGGATGGGGGGTGTTAGCAAAAGAGAAGGGTGATTCTGGGAGAGCAGGGAAACAGATGGGAAATGGGGACAGAGGAAGGGCGCTGGGTTGGGTGGAAAGTTTGTCTGGAGAACTCCCACGGctctggcctcccctccccctccttgctCGCTGCCTCCTAGCAAGAAGGAGAAGGCTGGTTAGCAGAGAAATGGCATCTCGGCCGGGAGCTGGAACTAGAAACTTTCTGTCAATGTAACAGACGCGTGGGTGGTGGTGAGTATTCATCCGCGTGGGTGGTGGGTGagtaaaaaaagacagagaaatctgAGGAAaagggtggggtggaggagagcCAGGAGGAAAATAGGGGAGCTGGAGGCGAGGGCTGCAGGGCAGGGGGCGGCAAGCTCTGGAGGGTTCAGATCCAGGAGAGCTGCTCTGAAAAACTGGGCAAACTCGCCAGAGACGGTTAGTTGTGTCCAGCTCAGCTCCAAATAAAGTAATTTTTGCTACttggaggaggggatgggggtgggagtggggagta is a window encoding:
- the HOXB2 gene encoding homeobox protein Hox-B2, coding for MNFEFEREIGFINSQPSLAECLTSFPAVLETFQTSSIKESTLIPPPPPFEQTFPSLQPGASTLQRPGSQKRAEDGPALPPPPFPAAPLAPEFPWMKEKKSAKKPSQSATSPPAASSVPASGVGSPADGPGLQEAAGGGARRLRTAYTNTQLLELEKEFHFNKYLCRPRRVEIAALLDLTERQVKVWFQNRRMKHKRQTQHREPPDGEPACAGAPKDTGEPAEEPVASPGRPTASQAVREACCHPPEVAPGPPSASGPRPLAARVEDAGARRPGGALRGAGGLGSEPLPEDVFPERQDSPFLPDLSFFAADSCLQLSGGLSPSLQGSLDSPVPFSEEELDFFTSTLCAIDLQFS